In one Actinopolymorpha sp. NPDC004070 genomic region, the following are encoded:
- a CDS encoding zinc-binding dehydrogenase, translating into MFAAYAARLDARDPLSALEWGERPEPEPAPDWVRVDVRATALNHHDLWSLRGVGLAEKQLPMILGCDAAGVDEDGNEVVVHAIVGDPHWRGDETLDPRRSLLSERHPGTFAEQVAVPRANLVPKPASLSFEEAACLPTSWLTAYRMLFTQSGLRPGDTVLVQGAGGGVSTALVVLGKAAGLRVWVTGRDEAKRTRVVDELGADAAFESGARLPERVDAVMETVGEATWSHSLKALRPGGTLVCSGATSGPNPPAELNRIFYLGLRVVGSTMGTRDELAALLRLCDQSGVRPVIDRVLPLSQVKDGLAAMADGDLFGKVVFTVQP; encoded by the coding sequence GTGTTCGCCGCCTATGCCGCACGACTCGACGCCCGTGACCCGCTGTCCGCGCTGGAGTGGGGTGAGCGCCCCGAGCCGGAGCCCGCGCCGGACTGGGTGCGCGTCGACGTCCGGGCCACCGCGCTGAACCACCACGACCTGTGGTCGCTGCGCGGTGTCGGCCTGGCCGAGAAACAGCTCCCGATGATCCTCGGCTGCGACGCCGCCGGGGTGGACGAGGACGGCAATGAGGTCGTCGTCCACGCGATCGTCGGCGACCCGCACTGGCGCGGTGACGAGACGCTGGACCCGCGGCGTTCGCTGCTGTCCGAGCGGCACCCGGGCACGTTCGCCGAGCAGGTGGCGGTGCCCCGCGCCAACCTGGTGCCCAAGCCTGCCTCGCTGTCCTTCGAGGAGGCGGCCTGCCTGCCCACCTCGTGGCTGACGGCGTACCGCATGCTGTTCACCCAGTCCGGGCTGCGGCCCGGCGACACCGTCCTGGTCCAGGGGGCCGGCGGCGGTGTGTCGACCGCGCTGGTGGTGCTCGGCAAGGCCGCCGGCCTGCGGGTCTGGGTGACCGGCCGGGACGAGGCCAAGCGCACGCGGGTGGTGGACGAGCTCGGTGCGGACGCCGCGTTCGAGTCCGGAGCCCGGCTGCCCGAGCGGGTCGACGCGGTGATGGAAACCGTCGGCGAGGCCACCTGGAGCCACTCGCTGAAGGCGCTGCGGCCGGGCGGGACGCTGGTGTGCTCGGGGGCCACGAGCGGTCCGAACCCGCCGGCCGAGCTGAACCGCATCTTCTACCTCGGCCTGCGCGTGGTCGGTTCGACGATGGGTACGCGTGACGAGCTCGCCGCGCTGCTCCGGCTGTGTGACCAGTCCGGCGTCCGGCCGGTGATCGACCGGGTGCTGCCGTTGTCGCAGGTGAAGGACGGGCTGGCGGCGATGGCCGACGGCGACCTCTTCGGCAAGGTCGTCTTCACCGTCCAGCCGTAG
- a CDS encoding multifunctional oxoglutarate decarboxylase/oxoglutarate dehydrogenase thiamine pyrophosphate-binding subunit/dihydrolipoyllysine-residue succinyltransferase subunit, whose protein sequence is MASQSSHNDPLSQFGTNEWLVDEMYQRYLNDPDSVDKAWLAFFRDYQPDRNGSGADAGTGAGSAKAKGSGGASGTNGTSAAPARSSTEKPSTEKQAPSGRPNSSAPTKAAPAKPAPEKSAPSRAPSAKAAPAKSTPAKSTPAKSTPAKPAAPAAEETKAAEPELVPLRGAAARTAKNMQESLAVPTATSVRQVPVKLLIDNRIVINNHLARSRGGKVSFTHLIGYAIAKAVRSMPEMNYGFTEVDGKPTLVKPPHLALGLAIDIQKPDGSRQLLVPNIKAAETLDFASFWSAYEDVVRRARNNKLTVEDFRGTSISLTNPGTIGTSHSVPRLMAGQGAIIGVGAMEYPAAYQGAAEETMNRLAVSKVMTLTSTYDHRVIQGAQSGEFLRRVHQLLLGDEEFYDEIFAALRIPYEPVRWVSDIPTSHDDEIGKQARVLELIHAYRVRGHLIADTDPLDYKVRRHEDLDVVTHGLTLWDLDREFATGSFGGGKRFMMLRHILGLLRDAYSRTVGIEYMHIQEPDERRWIQDRVERPQDRLPQQEQLRILSKLNQAEAFETFLQTKYVGQRRFSLEGGESAIALLDEVCEQAAMAGLDEVTIGMAHRGRLNVLANIAGKRAAHIFREFEGNIDPRTIQGSGDVKYHLGAEGEFTADSGAKIKVSVAANPSHLEAVDPVLEGIARAKQDILNRGLEFPVLPVLVHGDAAFAGQGVVAETLNLSQLRGYRTGGTIHVIVNNQVGFTTSPTASRSSTYCTDVARMIQAPIFHVNGDDPEACIRVARLAFEYRQTFHKDVVIDVISYRRRGHNETDDPSFTQPRMYDLIEGKRSVRKLYTEALIGRGDISVEEAEQALRDYQERLERVFAEVRAAKNAPSDDYFTAPDYPEKPAAEADTSVSLETLKRIADAHVSTPEGFTVHPKVLPQLQRRAAAITDGPIDWATAEIIAFGSLLMAGRPVRLAGQDSRRGTFVQRFATIVDRHTSEEWTPLQNLDEDQGPFYIYDSLLSEFAAMGFEYGYSVARPDALVLWEAQFGDFHNGAQTIIDEFISAGEAKWGQLSGVVLLLPHGYEGQGPDHSSARIERFLQLASDDSMTVAQPSSPVNYFHLLRWHSLGAVHRPMVVFTPKSMLRSKAATSKPEEFTKGRFLPVIGDDTVDPGNVERVVMCSGKIAWELLAERKRREGAEPRTAIVRVEQLSPLPAEALRAELAKFDGARDLVWAQDEPANQGAWPHMALNFVPQLGQSVRLAARPASAAPAVGSGSVHKTEQAALFDSVFG, encoded by the coding sequence GTGGCGTCCCAGTCCTCGCACAACGACCCGCTGTCCCAGTTCGGGACGAACGAGTGGCTCGTCGACGAGATGTACCAGCGCTACCTGAACGACCCTGACTCCGTGGACAAGGCTTGGCTGGCCTTCTTCCGCGACTACCAGCCCGACCGCAACGGCAGCGGCGCCGACGCGGGCACCGGAGCTGGCTCGGCCAAGGCCAAAGGGTCCGGTGGCGCGTCCGGGACGAACGGCACCTCGGCCGCACCCGCTCGGTCGAGCACCGAGAAGCCGAGCACCGAGAAGCAGGCCCCGTCCGGTCGGCCGAATTCCTCCGCTCCCACCAAGGCGGCCCCCGCCAAGCCGGCTCCGGAGAAGTCAGCGCCGAGCAGGGCCCCTTCCGCCAAGGCCGCGCCGGCCAAGTCCACCCCGGCCAAGTCCACTCCCGCCAAGTCCACTCCCGCCAAGCCCGCCGCTCCGGCTGCCGAGGAGACCAAGGCTGCCGAGCCCGAGCTCGTCCCCCTGCGCGGCGCCGCGGCCCGTACGGCCAAGAACATGCAGGAGAGCCTGGCCGTCCCGACCGCGACGAGCGTGCGTCAGGTGCCGGTGAAGCTGCTCATCGACAACCGCATCGTCATCAACAATCACCTCGCCCGCTCCCGCGGCGGCAAGGTCAGCTTCACCCACCTCATCGGCTACGCGATCGCCAAGGCGGTCCGGTCGATGCCGGAGATGAACTACGGCTTCACCGAGGTCGACGGCAAGCCCACCCTGGTCAAGCCACCCCACCTCGCTCTCGGCCTGGCGATCGACATCCAGAAGCCCGACGGCTCCCGCCAGCTGCTGGTCCCCAACATCAAGGCCGCCGAGACGCTCGACTTCGCGTCCTTCTGGAGCGCGTACGAGGACGTCGTACGCCGCGCACGCAACAACAAGCTCACCGTCGAGGACTTCCGGGGCACCTCGATCAGCCTCACCAACCCGGGCACGATCGGCACCAGCCACTCGGTCCCGCGGCTGATGGCCGGGCAGGGCGCGATCATCGGCGTCGGCGCGATGGAGTACCCCGCCGCCTACCAGGGTGCCGCCGAGGAGACGATGAACCGTCTCGCGGTGAGCAAGGTGATGACCCTCACCTCCACCTACGACCACCGGGTGATCCAGGGCGCACAGTCCGGTGAGTTCCTCCGGCGGGTGCACCAGCTCCTCCTCGGCGACGAGGAGTTCTACGACGAGATCTTCGCCGCGCTGCGGATCCCGTACGAGCCGGTGCGCTGGGTGTCCGACATCCCGACCTCGCACGACGACGAGATCGGCAAGCAGGCCCGGGTGCTGGAGCTCATCCACGCCTACCGCGTGCGCGGGCACCTGATCGCCGACACCGACCCGCTCGACTACAAGGTCCGCCGGCACGAGGACCTCGACGTGGTGACCCACGGCCTGACGCTGTGGGACCTCGACCGCGAGTTCGCCACCGGCAGCTTCGGCGGCGGCAAGCGGTTCATGATGCTGCGGCACATCCTCGGGCTGCTGCGCGACGCGTACTCCCGCACCGTCGGCATCGAGTACATGCACATCCAGGAGCCGGACGAGCGGCGCTGGATCCAGGACCGCGTGGAGCGTCCGCAGGACCGGCTGCCGCAGCAGGAGCAGTTGCGCATCCTGTCCAAGCTCAACCAGGCCGAGGCGTTCGAGACCTTCCTGCAGACGAAGTACGTCGGCCAGCGGCGGTTCAGCCTGGAGGGCGGCGAGTCGGCGATCGCGCTGCTGGACGAGGTGTGCGAGCAGGCCGCGATGGCGGGCCTGGACGAGGTCACGATCGGCATGGCCCACCGCGGCCGGCTCAACGTCCTCGCCAACATCGCCGGCAAGCGGGCCGCGCACATCTTCCGCGAGTTCGAGGGCAACATCGACCCGCGGACGATCCAGGGCTCCGGCGACGTGAAGTACCACCTCGGCGCGGAGGGCGAGTTCACCGCGGACAGCGGCGCCAAGATCAAGGTGTCCGTGGCCGCGAACCCCTCCCACCTCGAGGCCGTCGACCCGGTGCTGGAGGGCATCGCCCGCGCCAAGCAGGACATCCTCAACCGCGGCCTGGAGTTCCCGGTCCTTCCGGTGCTCGTGCACGGTGACGCGGCGTTCGCCGGGCAGGGCGTGGTGGCGGAGACGCTCAACCTCTCCCAGCTGCGCGGCTACCGCACCGGCGGAACGATCCACGTGATCGTCAACAACCAGGTCGGCTTCACCACCTCGCCCACAGCGTCGCGCTCCTCGACCTACTGCACCGACGTCGCGCGGATGATCCAGGCGCCGATCTTCCACGTCAACGGCGACGACCCCGAGGCGTGCATCCGGGTGGCCCGGCTGGCGTTCGAGTACCGCCAGACGTTCCACAAGGACGTCGTGATCGACGTCATCTCCTACCGCCGCCGGGGCCACAACGAGACCGACGACCCGTCGTTCACCCAGCCGAGGATGTACGACCTGATCGAGGGCAAGCGCTCGGTCCGCAAGCTCTACACCGAGGCCCTGATCGGGCGCGGCGACATCTCCGTGGAGGAGGCCGAGCAGGCCCTCCGCGACTACCAGGAACGCCTCGAGCGGGTGTTCGCCGAGGTCCGGGCCGCCAAGAACGCACCGTCGGACGACTACTTCACCGCGCCGGACTACCCCGAGAAGCCGGCGGCCGAGGCGGACACCTCGGTGTCGCTGGAGACGCTGAAGCGGATCGCGGACGCGCACGTGTCCACGCCGGAGGGGTTCACCGTCCACCCGAAGGTGCTGCCGCAGCTGCAGCGCCGGGCGGCGGCGATCACCGACGGCCCGATCGACTGGGCCACCGCGGAGATCATCGCCTTCGGCTCCCTGCTGATGGCAGGCCGGCCGGTCCGGCTGGCCGGTCAGGACAGCCGGCGGGGCACGTTCGTCCAGCGGTTCGCGACCATCGTCGACCGGCACACCAGCGAGGAGTGGACACCGCTCCAGAACCTCGACGAGGACCAGGGGCCGTTCTACATCTACGACTCCCTGCTCAGCGAGTTCGCCGCGATGGGCTTCGAGTACGGCTACTCCGTGGCCCGGCCGGACGCGCTGGTGCTGTGGGAGGCGCAGTTCGGCGACTTCCACAACGGCGCGCAGACCATCATCGACGAGTTCATCTCCGCCGGTGAGGCCAAGTGGGGCCAGCTGTCCGGCGTCGTGTTGCTGCTTCCGCACGGGTACGAAGGCCAGGGGCCCGACCACTCCTCCGCCCGCATCGAGCGGTTCCTGCAGCTCGCGTCGGACGACTCGATGACCGTCGCCCAGCCGTCCTCCCCGGTCAACTACTTCCACCTGCTGCGCTGGCACAGCCTGGGTGCCGTGCACCGGCCGATGGTCGTCTTCACTCCGAAGTCGATGCTGCGGAGCAAGGCGGCGACCAGCAAGCCCGAGGAGTTCACCAAGGGCCGGTTCCTTCCGGTGATCGGCGACGACACCGTGGACCCGGGCAACGTCGAACGGGTCGTCATGTGCTCGGGCAAGATCGCGTGGGAGCTGCTCGCCGAGCGCAAGCGGCGCGAGGGTGCCGAGCCGCGCACCGCGATCGTCCGGGTGGAGCAGCTGAGCCCCCTGCCGGCCGAGGCGCTGCGGGCGGAGCTGGCGAAGTTCGACGGTGCGCGAGACCTGGTGTGGGCGCAGGACGAGCCGGCCAACCAGGGTGCCTGGCCGCACATGGCGCTCAACTTCGTGCCCCAGCTAGGTCAGTCCGTACGCCTGGCCGCCAGGCCCGCCTCGGCGGCACCGGCCGTCGGCTCGGGCTCGGTGCACAAGACCGAGCAGGCCGCGCTGTTCGACAGCGTGTTCGGCTGA
- a CDS encoding ABC transporter substrate-binding protein, which produces MPRQFTRFATASCAVLVTAATVLAGCGSSSQSGSAAKPTVTTKADSKLAAMVPAEIKSDKKIRVGTDASYAPNEFMDADGKTVIGMDVELYDAIAAKLGLRVDWVPSEFGNILPAVQSGKYEAGVSSFTINPERTKQVLMISYFNSPIQWVTEKGNPKKVGIDNACGLQVGVQKDTVEVPDLEARSKKCVAAGKPKIGVQALPGQDTVTSNVVTGKYDAMTADLPIAVYAVRQSQGKLALLGEPYGQAPYGFIVGRDQKKFADALAAATKAIIEDGTYAKILKKWGNQKGAITADQVKVESASS; this is translated from the coding sequence ATGCCCAGGCAGTTCACCCGCTTCGCGACCGCCTCGTGCGCGGTGCTCGTCACCGCCGCGACCGTGCTCGCCGGCTGTGGCAGCAGCAGCCAGTCCGGCTCGGCCGCCAAGCCGACCGTCACCACCAAGGCCGACAGCAAGCTCGCGGCGATGGTGCCCGCGGAGATCAAGTCGGACAAGAAGATCCGGGTCGGCACCGACGCGTCCTACGCGCCGAACGAGTTCATGGACGCCGACGGCAAGACGGTGATCGGCATGGACGTCGAGCTGTACGACGCGATCGCCGCCAAGCTGGGCTTGCGGGTCGACTGGGTGCCCAGCGAGTTCGGGAACATCCTGCCGGCGGTGCAGTCGGGCAAGTACGAAGCGGGTGTGTCGTCGTTCACGATCAATCCCGAGCGCACCAAGCAGGTGCTGATGATCTCCTACTTCAACTCCCCCATCCAGTGGGTCACGGAGAAGGGCAATCCGAAGAAGGTCGGCATCGACAACGCCTGCGGCCTGCAGGTCGGAGTGCAGAAGGACACCGTCGAGGTGCCCGACCTGGAAGCCCGGTCGAAGAAGTGCGTCGCCGCCGGCAAACCGAAGATCGGCGTGCAGGCGCTGCCCGGCCAGGACACCGTGACCAGCAACGTCGTCACCGGCAAGTACGACGCGATGACCGCCGACCTTCCGATCGCGGTGTACGCCGTGCGGCAGAGCCAGGGCAAGCTCGCCTTGCTCGGTGAGCCCTACGGCCAGGCGCCGTACGGCTTCATCGTCGGCCGCGACCAGAAGAAGTTCGCCGACGCGCTCGCCGCCGCCACCAAGGCGATCATCGAGGACGGCACCTACGCCAAGATCCTCAAGAAGTGGGGCAACCAGAAGGGCGCCATCACCGCCGACCAGGTGAAGGTCGAGTCCGCCTCCTCATGA
- a CDS encoding NADP-dependent malic enzyme, translated as MGGEEDPAFPFHRGGKLEVASSVPLRGRDDLSLAYTPGVARVCTAIAESPELVHDFTWKSRSVAVVTDGTAVLGLGDIGPEAALPVMEGKALLFKKFGGVDAVPICLDCTDVDELVETVARIAPAFGGINLEDIAAPRCFEVERRLRDRLDIPVFHDDQHGTAIVVLAALTNALELTRRKAVDIRVVISGAGAAGVAVAAILLAAGVVNIVVTDRGGALHPGRTDLNPIKQTLALTTNPTGATGSLSDVLAGADVFIGVSGGQVEEDLVAAMAPDSIVFALANPTPEVHPEVAARHAAVVATGRSDYPNQINNVLAFPGVFRGALDVRASGISEAMKLAAAQALAGLVGADLAADRIVPSPFDARVVPAVAAAVADAARAEGLARR; from the coding sequence ATGGGTGGCGAGGAGGATCCGGCGTTCCCCTTCCACCGCGGCGGCAAGCTCGAGGTCGCCTCGTCGGTGCCGTTACGCGGCCGCGACGACCTGTCCCTCGCCTACACCCCGGGAGTCGCCCGGGTTTGTACGGCGATCGCCGAGTCGCCCGAACTCGTCCACGACTTCACCTGGAAGTCCCGTTCGGTCGCGGTCGTCACCGACGGCACGGCGGTGCTCGGGCTCGGCGACATCGGGCCTGAGGCGGCGCTCCCGGTGATGGAGGGCAAGGCCCTGCTGTTCAAGAAGTTCGGCGGGGTCGACGCCGTGCCGATCTGCCTGGACTGCACCGACGTCGACGAGCTGGTGGAGACCGTCGCCCGGATCGCACCGGCGTTCGGCGGCATCAACCTGGAGGACATCGCCGCACCGCGGTGTTTCGAGGTCGAACGCCGACTGCGGGACCGGCTGGACATCCCGGTCTTCCACGACGACCAGCACGGCACGGCGATCGTTGTCCTCGCCGCACTCACCAACGCCCTCGAGCTGACCCGCCGCAAGGCGGTGGACATCCGGGTGGTCATCTCCGGCGCGGGCGCGGCCGGCGTCGCGGTCGCGGCCATCCTGCTCGCGGCCGGTGTGGTCAACATCGTGGTCACCGATCGCGGTGGCGCGCTGCACCCGGGCCGGACCGACCTCAACCCGATCAAGCAGACGCTGGCGCTGACCACCAACCCCACCGGGGCGACCGGCTCGTTGTCCGACGTCCTCGCGGGCGCCGACGTCTTCATTGGCGTGTCGGGCGGGCAGGTCGAGGAGGACCTGGTGGCCGCGATGGCGCCGGACTCGATCGTGTTCGCGCTGGCCAACCCGACCCCCGAGGTGCACCCGGAGGTCGCGGCCCGGCACGCCGCGGTGGTGGCCACCGGGCGTTCGGACTACCCCAACCAGATCAACAACGTGCTGGCGTTCCCGGGAGTGTTCCGGGGCGCGCTGGACGTGCGGGCCAGTGGGATCAGCGAGGCCATGAAGCTGGCCGCAGCCCAGGCGCTGGCCGGGCTCGTCGGTGCGGACCTCGCCGCCGACCGGATCGTCCCCTCGCCGTTCGACGCCCGGGTGGTGCCCGCGGTGGCCGCGGCGGTCGCCGACGCGGCCCGGGCGGAGGGGCTCGCCCGGCGCTGA
- a CDS encoding Hsp70 family protein, which yields MAKAVGIDLGTTNSVIAAVVDGTATVVPNAEGQRTTPSVVAFTEGGERLVGQLARRQAILNPKGTITSAKRFIGRRFEEVSSEVHAVSFDVVPGPDGAVRFSVHGKLYSPEEISALVLRKLAEDAGKFLGEKVNEAVITVPAYFNDAQRQATKDAGRIAGLEVLRIINEPTAAALAYGLDKKGHETVLVFDLGGGTFDVSLLDVGD from the coding sequence ATGGCGAAAGCGGTTGGTATCGATCTGGGTACGACGAATTCGGTGATTGCTGCGGTGGTGGATGGGACGGCCACTGTGGTTCCGAATGCGGAGGGGCAGCGGACGACGCCGTCGGTGGTGGCGTTCACCGAGGGTGGTGAGCGGTTGGTGGGTCAGTTGGCGCGGCGGCAGGCGATCTTGAATCCGAAGGGGACGATCACGTCGGCGAAGCGGTTCATTGGGCGGCGGTTTGAGGAGGTGAGTAGCGAGGTTCATGCGGTGTCGTTTGATGTGGTGCCCGGCCCGGATGGTGCGGTGCGGTTCAGCGTGCATGGGAAGTTGTATTCGCCGGAGGAGATTTCTGCGCTGGTGTTGCGGAAGTTGGCTGAGGATGCGGGGAAGTTCCTTGGTGAGAAGGTGAACGAGGCGGTTATCACGGTGCCGGCGTATTTCAACGATGCGCAGCGTCAGGCGACCAAGGATGCGGGGCGGATCGCGGGTCTTGAGGTGTTGCGGATCATCAACGAGCCGACGGCGGCGGCGCTGGCGTATGGGTTGGACAAGAAGGGGCATGAGACGGTCCTGGTGTTCGATCTGGGTGGTGGGACGTTCGATGTGAGCCTGCTTGATGTGGGGGAT
- a CDS encoding DUF6104 family protein, which translates to MYFTDRGIEELSDRRGDDEVSLAWLAGRLQEFVDLNPEFETPIERLATWLARLDDEDE; encoded by the coding sequence ATGTACTTCACCGACCGCGGAATCGAGGAGCTGTCCGACCGCCGGGGAGACGACGAGGTGTCGCTCGCCTGGCTGGCTGGACGGCTGCAGGAGTTCGTCGATCTCAACCCCGAGTTCGAGACGCCGATCGAGCGCCTGGCCACCTGGCTGGCCCGCCTGGACGACGAGGACGAGTGA
- a CDS encoding LuxR C-terminal-related transcriptional regulator, whose translation MPARSETGGVGSSTSSLIPHARRPSSALQGFLDAKVTVPAPTVPVLPRPRLFAALTAATERRVTVVNASAGTGKTMLLASWLRWSANQRAAWVSFDRGDNEPKFFWAYVVESLRRACGAEDAAVLADLGGSDLGGEEFPRRFLDAAAQLREPVVLIVDQAHEITDWRLLAGLETVLRHGPASLRLVLAGRGQPALPLARLRVAGELADLGSADLACTWEEARELLAAYGVQADDTQISRVWRRTEGWTTGLRLAALWWQAQPAADRDLAGFTGDEPLVAGYLDDEILRPQPPLVREFLLATCLVEPVCGNLADAMTGECDGALTLEALDRDNALVNGVGAGRVWFTYAPLLREFLTYRLRRERPAQEPELRCRAARWYAGAGMVADAVRCAGAARDWALTGEILGRDGNRVFANGEGAELEPLLASIPAQDVAAHADLAAACAHVRLNAGDPDGAEALLRLAEEVRPATDRTDDGDEAEDADDADGRQVLVRSLRTAQLRLRQTCLRGRVAPADVARGRELLDRARTAGVAADRQADVGALAYWVGVADLWRGDLPAAKEAFAHALGRLTAGGLHRWECRTRDWLALLNALEGRLAAAEEALRAGAERGGGAPGSRPAGAEAGPAGERAPDTRPGLSLVRDLARAAIELERDRLDQAWALLEHHRHGGTRIAASTASTATAAAGTDGASPTDPADRMDARPPAAADDPADPPVGDLLGVLRARILLYRGDLGAARTELAATRDAAGRLHPVVDQAATLLEVEISTHEGAAERAAELLGGLRAGTAPAGSARADGAQADADPPAAVLVAEGRTLLATGEPAAALASVAPCLDAERSPAPLDTVAALLVAATAQRRLGAQAPAGEYLERALALAERDELVRVFLDAGRGVRALLTVVVAPEGRHAAFRSALLHRFDVAPAAGWKAKPSEQAIRLTASERAVLRYLPSHLTNEEIAQDLCLSVNTVKSHLRTLYRKLGVTSRREAIARALQIDLLR comes from the coding sequence ATGCCTGCGAGGTCCGAGACGGGCGGCGTGGGCTCCTCGACATCCTCGCTGATCCCGCACGCACGCCGTCCGTCGTCCGCACTGCAGGGTTTCCTTGACGCCAAGGTGACGGTGCCCGCGCCGACCGTGCCGGTGCTCCCGCGCCCACGGTTGTTCGCCGCGCTGACCGCCGCCACGGAGCGCCGGGTGACGGTCGTGAACGCCTCCGCGGGTACGGGCAAGACGATGTTGCTCGCCTCGTGGCTGCGCTGGTCTGCCAACCAGCGTGCGGCCTGGGTTTCGTTCGACAGAGGCGACAACGAGCCGAAGTTCTTCTGGGCGTACGTCGTGGAGTCCCTGCGGCGTGCGTGCGGCGCCGAGGACGCGGCGGTCCTTGCCGACCTCGGCGGGTCGGATCTGGGCGGTGAGGAGTTCCCGCGGCGGTTCCTGGACGCGGCGGCCCAGCTACGCGAACCCGTGGTCCTGATCGTGGACCAGGCGCACGAGATCACCGACTGGCGGCTACTGGCCGGACTGGAGACAGTGCTCCGGCACGGCCCGGCGAGCCTGCGGCTGGTGCTCGCCGGGCGCGGACAGCCGGCGCTTCCGCTGGCCCGGCTGCGGGTGGCGGGTGAGCTCGCCGACCTCGGTTCGGCCGACCTGGCCTGCACCTGGGAGGAGGCCCGCGAGCTGCTGGCGGCCTACGGCGTCCAGGCCGACGACACCCAGATCTCCCGGGTGTGGCGGCGTACCGAGGGCTGGACGACCGGACTGCGGCTGGCCGCCCTGTGGTGGCAGGCACAACCGGCGGCGGATCGGGACCTGGCGGGCTTCACCGGCGACGAGCCGCTGGTCGCCGGATACCTCGACGACGAGATCCTGCGCCCGCAACCGCCCCTGGTCCGGGAGTTCCTGCTGGCGACCTGCCTGGTCGAGCCGGTGTGCGGGAACCTCGCCGACGCGATGACCGGCGAGTGCGACGGCGCCCTGACGCTGGAGGCACTCGACCGGGACAACGCACTGGTCAACGGCGTCGGCGCGGGGCGGGTGTGGTTCACGTACGCGCCGCTGCTGCGGGAGTTCCTGACGTACCGGCTGCGCCGGGAACGGCCGGCGCAGGAGCCGGAGCTTCGGTGCCGTGCCGCGCGGTGGTACGCGGGTGCCGGGATGGTGGCGGATGCGGTGCGCTGTGCGGGGGCCGCGCGGGACTGGGCGCTCACCGGCGAGATCCTCGGGCGGGACGGCAACCGCGTCTTCGCCAACGGCGAGGGGGCCGAGCTCGAGCCGCTGCTGGCGTCGATCCCCGCGCAGGACGTCGCCGCGCACGCCGATCTCGCCGCCGCATGCGCGCACGTACGGCTGAACGCGGGCGACCCGGACGGCGCGGAGGCCCTGCTCCGGCTGGCCGAGGAGGTACGCCCCGCCACCGACAGGACGGACGACGGAGACGAGGCTGAGGATGCCGATGACGCGGACGGGCGGCAGGTGCTCGTCCGGTCGTTGCGCACCGCGCAGCTGCGGCTCCGGCAGACCTGCCTGCGCGGCCGGGTCGCACCGGCGGACGTGGCGCGCGGCCGCGAGCTTCTCGACCGGGCCCGCACGGCGGGGGTCGCCGCGGACCGCCAGGCCGACGTGGGCGCGCTGGCGTACTGGGTCGGGGTCGCCGACCTCTGGCGCGGTGATCTGCCCGCGGCGAAGGAGGCGTTCGCGCACGCTCTCGGCCGGTTGACCGCTGGTGGGCTGCACCGCTGGGAATGTCGTACGCGCGACTGGCTGGCCCTGCTGAACGCGCTGGAGGGCCGGCTGGCGGCGGCCGAGGAGGCGCTGCGCGCCGGGGCGGAACGTGGAGGCGGAGCGCCGGGCTCCCGTCCCGCCGGCGCGGAGGCGGGCCCGGCCGGCGAGCGGGCACCCGACACCCGGCCGGGCCTCTCGCTCGTACGGGACCTGGCCCGCGCCGCGATCGAGCTGGAACGGGACCGGCTCGACCAGGCCTGGGCACTCCTCGAACACCACCGTCACGGGGGAACCCGGATCGCGGCGTCCACCGCGTCCACGGCCACGGCCGCGGCGGGAACCGACGGCGCGAGCCCCACGGACCCGGCCGACCGGATGGACGCGAGACCTCCTGCGGCCGCCGACGATCCCGCCGACCCGCCGGTGGGCGACCTGCTCGGAGTACTCCGCGCCCGGATCCTGCTCTACCGCGGCGACCTCGGGGCGGCGCGGACCGAACTCGCCGCGACCAGGGACGCCGCCGGCCGGCTGCATCCTGTGGTCGACCAGGCGGCCACACTGCTCGAGGTGGAGATCTCCACCCATGAGGGAGCGGCCGAGCGGGCCGCTGAACTCCTCGGCGGGCTGCGCGCCGGAACCGCTCCGGCCGGCAGCGCCCGGGCGGACGGCGCCCAGGCGGACGCCGACCCGCCCGCGGCCGTACTCGTCGCCGAGGGACGCACGTTGCTGGCGACTGGCGAACCCGCCGCGGCGCTCGCCTCCGTCGCGCCGTGTCTGGACGCCGAGAGGTCTCCGGCCCCGCTGGACACCGTGGCTGCCCTGCTGGTGGCGGCGACCGCGCAGCGCCGGCTGGGTGCCCAGGCGCCGGCGGGTGAGTACCTCGAACGCGCTCTCGCACTGGCCGAGCGCGACGAGCTGGTCCGGGTCTTCCTCGACGCCGGCCGGGGAGTGCGCGCGCTGCTCACCGTGGTGGTGGCGCCGGAAGGCCGGCACGCGGCGTTCCGCAGTGCGCTGCTGCACCGGTTCGACGTGGCCCCGGCGGCCGGCTGGAAGGCCAAGCCGAGCGAACAGGCGATCCGGCTCACCGCGAGCGAGCGCGCGGTCCTGCGCTACCTGCCCTCCCACCTGACCAACGAGGAGATCGCCCAGGACCTGTGCCTGTCGGTGAACACTGTCAAGTCACACTTGCGCACGCTCTACCGCAAGCTCGGGGTGACCTCCCGGCGAGAGGCGATCGCCCGCGCTCTGCAGATCGACCTGTTGCGCTGA